In a single window of the Saccharothrix australiensis genome:
- a CDS encoding ATP-grasp domain-containing protein, which yields MTIAMLEALTFGLGRLADAARAAGHDLVLLTADRSTYTHELSRLGPDRLRVVDVDTTDVAACERVLRDLPDLAGLISSTDTWAIPGADLAHRLGLPGPDPEAVRTLRDKAAVRARLHDLGLSRSGPLDPVSTRVFPLVLKDSAGTSSRAVWLCRSPAERDAALREAAGTALKGRLIAEPYFEGPLYSAETIGWRGRTRLLGVLSRVLSPEPACREEASAFPVAFPEADLAGLDDWVGRVLAAAGHERGFAHTEFVLTADGPELVEVNARIGGALVGEALCRSLGVNAYESMVQVALGVRPDLLDGAPGGGPATGFVALYPREAGVLEGWTGLDRLPSLPGAPEWYPTARPGDVLEHLTDQRSCTGIVLAEGPTAELALHRASAAAGGIIPQVRARDHATVPA from the coding sequence GTGACCATCGCCATGCTGGAAGCCCTCACGTTCGGCCTGGGCCGCCTCGCCGACGCCGCCCGCGCCGCCGGGCACGACCTCGTGCTGCTCACCGCCGACCGGTCGACCTACACCCACGAGCTGAGCCGGCTCGGGCCGGACCGCCTGCGGGTCGTGGACGTCGACACCACCGACGTCGCGGCCTGCGAGCGGGTGCTGCGCGACCTGCCGGACCTGGCCGGCCTGATCAGCTCCACCGACACGTGGGCGATACCCGGAGCTGACCTGGCGCACCGCCTCGGCCTGCCCGGCCCCGACCCGGAGGCGGTGCGCACGCTGCGGGACAAGGCCGCCGTCCGGGCCCGGCTGCACGACCTCGGCCTCAGCCGCAGCGGTCCGCTCGACCCGGTGTCGACGCGGGTGTTCCCGCTGGTGCTCAAGGACTCGGCGGGCACCTCGTCCCGCGCGGTCTGGCTGTGCCGATCACCCGCCGAGCGCGACGCGGCCCTGCGCGAGGCCGCCGGCACCGCGCTCAAGGGCAGGTTGATCGCCGAGCCGTACTTCGAGGGACCGCTCTACAGCGCCGAGACGATCGGCTGGCGGGGGCGGACCCGGCTGCTCGGGGTGCTCAGCCGGGTCCTGTCCCCGGAGCCCGCGTGCCGCGAGGAGGCCAGCGCGTTCCCGGTCGCCTTCCCGGAGGCGGACCTGGCGGGGCTGGACGACTGGGTCGGCCGGGTGCTGGCGGCGGCCGGGCACGAGCGCGGGTTCGCGCACACCGAGTTCGTCCTCACCGCCGACGGCCCCGAGCTGGTCGAGGTCAACGCCCGCATCGGCGGCGCGCTGGTCGGCGAGGCGCTGTGCCGGTCGCTGGGCGTCAACGCCTACGAGTCGATGGTGCAGGTGGCGCTCGGCGTGCGGCCCGACCTGCTCGACGGCGCGCCGGGAGGCGGCCCCGCCACGGGGTTCGTGGCGCTGTACCCGCGCGAGGCCGGTGTGCTGGAGGGCTGGACGGGCCTGGACCGCCTGCCCTCGCTGCCCGGCGCGCCCGAGTGGTACCCGACCGCGCGGCCCGGCGACGTGCTGGAACACCTGACCGACCAGCGGTCGTGCACCGGCATCGTGCTCGCCGAGGGCCCCACCGCGGAACTGGCCCTGCACCGCGCTTCGGCCGCCGCCGGCGGCATCATCCCGCAGGTCCGGGCGAGGGACCACGCGACCGTGCCGGCCTGA